GTCGCCATCTGATCCTCGACGGGTGTGTAATCGAGGATGGCTCTGCGCATGAAGTGGCACCACGGTCAGGCGGTCCCGCAGCTGGGCTTCGAGCCGGTCCCGATGCGGCTGCGCGCCTTCGTGGACGGCGAGCCCGCCCTCGACTCCCAGCACGGAGTACTGGTCTGGGAGCCGCGGCGGATCGTCCCGTCGTACGCCGTGCCGGAGGACGACCTGAGGATGGGGGTCGAGCCCACCGACCCGCCGCCCGGGCCACCCGACGTCGCCTCGTTGCCGCCGATTCTGGGTCCCGACAGCTTCGAGCCGCACACCACCCCGGGAACAGTCGTCGACCTCGTCGCCACCAGCCGGCGCGTCGCGCGGGCGGGGTTCCGGCCGGACGATCGCGACCTGACCGGGCTGGTCGTGCTCGACTTCCTCGCCTTCGACCGCTGGCTGGCGGAGGACGAGGAGCTGGTCGGCCATGCGCACGACCCGTTCAAGCGGATCGACGTGCTCACCTGTCATCGACATGTCGAGGTCCACCTCGGCGACACCCTGCTGGCCGCCACCGACAACGCGCAGCTGCTGCTGGAGACCCACCTGCCGGTCCGCTACTACGTCCCTCCCGACGACGTGGAGTCTTCGTCGCTCGTGGCCAGTGACGCCCGCAGCACCTGCGCCTACAAGGGCCACGCGACGTACTTCTCGACCGCGGACGGCCGGCCCGAGGGCCGCGACATCGGCTGGACCTACCGGCGCCCGCTCGACGACGCGCTCCGGGTCCGTGACCACCTCGCGTTCTGGAACGAGCGGACCGACATCCGCGTCGACGGCGAGTTGCAGCCCCGGCCGGTGACGCCGTGGTCGACGCGTGCCGAGCAGGCGTCGGCGGCAGCCGAGCGGCTGGAGTTCGGCTGAGCCCGACGACCGCACGCGCCGGTCCCGCTGATGCGCCGCCGGGTCAGCCCGGCAGGCCGCCCAGTCGAAGCACCCGCGCCTCCCAGGGCCGCAGCGTCGCGACCTCACCGGCGCCGGCGTAGTTGCCGAGCACGAGCGTCGCCTCCTCCCAGCCCTTGACCTTCTCGAGGTCGGGGTGCTCGAGCGGCAGGTCCTGGCCGGAGAAGTTCGCCACCACCAGCAGCACGACGTCCTCGAGCGAGCGGGTGAAGGCGTAGAGGGACGGGTCCTGCGGGGCGAGCATCGCGAACTCGCCGTGCACGACGGTCGGCTCCTCGTGCCGCAGCCGGATCAGCTTCCGGTAGTGGCTGAACACCGACGCCGGGTCGTCCACCTGGGCGGCGGCGTTGACCTCGGTGAAGTCGGGGTTGGCCTCGATCCACGGCGTGCCGCGGGTGAAGCCGGCGTGCGGGGAGTCGTCCCACTGCATCGGGGTCCGGGCGTTGTCGCGGCCCATCTCCCGGATGCCGGCGAGGACCACCTCCGGGTCGGCGCCGTCGGCGACGGCGTGGGAGAAGAAGTTCAGCGACTCCACGTCGCGCAGCTGCGCGGTCGAGGTGAAGCCGACGTTGGCCATCCCGAGCTCCTCGCCCTGGTAGACGTAGGGCGTGCCGTGGTGCAGGTGCAGCACCGTCCCGAGCAGCTTGGCCGACTCGACCCGGAACTCCCCGTCGTCGCCGTAGCGCGAGACCGCCCGCGGCTGGTCGTGGTTGTTCCAGTACAGGCTGTTCCAGCCGCGCTCGGCCAGCGCCTCCTGCCACCGGCCCAGGGTCTCCTTGAGCGCGACGAGGTCCAGCGGCTGCACGTCGAACTTGTGCACCCCGTGGTCGAGGTTCACGTGCTCGAACTGGAACACCATGTCCACCTCGCCGCGCTCCGGGTCGGTGTAGAGCAGCGCGTGCTCGGTGGTCACGCCGGGGGTCTCCGCGACCCGGAGGTACGTCGACCCGCGCGGTGCGAAGACCTCCTCGTGCATCTCGTGCAGGAACTCGTGCACCCGCGGCCCGTCGGTGTAGAACGGCGCGCCGTCGCCGTAGCGGTGGCCGGGTCGGACCTCGCCGTCCGGCAGCGTCCCGGAGGTGAGGTCCTTGGAGATCAGGTTGATCACGTCCATGCGGAAGCCGTCGACGCCGCGGTCCAGCCACCAGGACATCAGGTCGTAGACGGCCCGGCGTACCTCCGGGTTCTCCCAGTTCAGGTCCGGCTGCTTGCGGGTGAACAGGTGCAGGTAGTACTCACCGGTGGCCTCGTCGAGCTCCCAGGCCGGTCCGGAGAAGAACGACTCCCAGTTGGTCGGCTCGGCGCCGGGGGTGCCCGCGTCGTGGCCCTCGCGCGCCGGGCGCCACCAGTACCAGTCGCGCTTCGGGTTGTCCCGGGAGGAGCGGGACTCGGCGAACCACGCGTGCTCGTCGGAGGTGTGGTTGACGACCAGGTCCATCACCAGCCGCATCCCGCGCTCGTGCGCCCCGGCGAGCAGCCGGTCGAAGTCGTCGAGGCTGCCGAAGGTCGGGTCGATCCCGCGGTAGTCGCTGATGTCGTAGCCGTTGTCGTCCTGCGGGGACGGGTAGACCGGCGACAGCCAGATCACGTCGACGCCCAGCG
The DNA window shown above is from Nocardioides mesophilus and carries:
- a CDS encoding glycoside hydrolase family 13 protein, with protein sequence MSARSGHPGDGTGSEWWRSAVVYQIYPRSFADSDGDGIGDLNGITERLDHLAALGVDVIWLSPVYPSPQDDNGYDISDYRGIDPTFGSLDDFDRLLAGAHERGMRLVMDLVVNHTSDEHAWFAESRSSRDNPKRDWYWWRPAREGHDAGTPGAEPTNWESFFSGPAWELDEATGEYYLHLFTRKQPDLNWENPEVRRAVYDLMSWWLDRGVDGFRMDVINLISKDLTSGTLPDGEVRPGHRYGDGAPFYTDGPRVHEFLHEMHEEVFAPRGSTYLRVAETPGVTTEHALLYTDPERGEVDMVFQFEHVNLDHGVHKFDVQPLDLVALKETLGRWQEALAERGWNSLYWNNHDQPRAVSRYGDDGEFRVESAKLLGTVLHLHHGTPYVYQGEELGMANVGFTSTAQLRDVESLNFFSHAVADGADPEVVLAGIREMGRDNARTPMQWDDSPHAGFTRGTPWIEANPDFTEVNAAAQVDDPASVFSHYRKLIRLRHEEPTVVHGEFAMLAPQDPSLYAFTRSLEDVVLLVVANFSGQDLPLEHPDLEKVKGWEEATLVLGNYAGAGEVATLRPWEARVLRLGGLPG
- a CDS encoding DUF427 domain-containing protein, which produces MKWHHGQAVPQLGFEPVPMRLRAFVDGEPALDSQHGVLVWEPRRIVPSYAVPEDDLRMGVEPTDPPPGPPDVASLPPILGPDSFEPHTTPGTVVDLVATSRRVARAGFRPDDRDLTGLVVLDFLAFDRWLAEDEELVGHAHDPFKRIDVLTCHRHVEVHLGDTLLAATDNAQLLLETHLPVRYYVPPDDVESSSLVASDARSTCAYKGHATYFSTADGRPEGRDIGWTYRRPLDDALRVRDHLAFWNERTDIRVDGELQPRPVTPWSTRAEQASAAAERLEFG